One Amycolatopsis sp. NBC_00355 genomic window carries:
- a CDS encoding glycosyltransferase family 4 protein, producing MSGLYVILPGDVDDVTVPSGGNVYDRRLCDGLAAAGLEVHEIAVSGSWPRPDTEARAVLGHLLSALPAGSAVLLDGLVACGVPEVIVPQARRLSLSVLVHLPLADETGLPPALAAELDALERETLHAASSVIATSEWAARRLIRHHGLAPHRVHAVTPGVDPAPLSIGTDGMSRLVCVANVTPRKGQGVLAQALETVADLRWTCECVGGIRRETKYVERLREHRLGARFTLTGPRSGQALAATYHTADLLVLPSRAETFGMVVTEALAHGVPVLTTDVDALPDTVGVAPDGSVPGMLVPGDDVDALGAALRRWLTDAELRKRLRTSAALRRETLTSWDDTARRIAEVLQRQEAAA from the coding sequence GTGAGCGGCCTCTACGTGATCCTGCCCGGCGACGTCGACGACGTGACCGTCCCGAGCGGCGGCAACGTCTACGACCGCCGGCTGTGCGACGGCCTCGCCGCGGCCGGCCTCGAGGTGCACGAGATCGCCGTCAGCGGGTCCTGGCCGCGCCCGGACACCGAGGCCCGCGCGGTCCTCGGCCACCTGCTCTCCGCGTTGCCCGCCGGGTCCGCCGTGCTGCTCGACGGCCTGGTCGCGTGCGGGGTGCCCGAGGTGATCGTCCCGCAGGCGCGCCGGTTGTCGCTGTCGGTCCTGGTGCACCTGCCGCTGGCCGACGAGACCGGCCTGCCGCCCGCGCTCGCCGCCGAGCTGGACGCGCTGGAGCGCGAGACGCTGCACGCCGCGAGCTCGGTGATCGCGACCAGCGAGTGGGCCGCGCGGCGGCTGATCCGCCACCACGGCCTGGCGCCGCACCGCGTCCACGCCGTGACGCCCGGGGTCGACCCGGCGCCGCTGTCGATCGGCACCGACGGGATGTCGCGGCTGGTCTGCGTGGCCAACGTGACCCCGCGCAAGGGCCAGGGTGTGCTCGCCCAGGCTCTCGAGACCGTCGCCGACCTGCGCTGGACCTGCGAATGTGTCGGCGGGATCCGCCGCGAGACCAAGTACGTCGAGCGCCTGCGCGAGCACCGCCTCGGCGCCCGCTTCACCCTCACCGGTCCGCGGTCCGGTCAAGCGCTCGCCGCGACCTACCACACCGCCGACCTGCTGGTCCTGCCTTCGCGCGCCGAGACGTTCGGCATGGTCGTCACCGAAGCCCTCGCTCACGGCGTGCCGGTGCTGACCACCGACGTCGACGCGCTGCCGGACACCGTCGGTGTCGCGCCGGACGGCTCGGTGCCCGGGATGCTCGTGCCGGGTGACGACGTCGACGCGCTCGGAGCCGCGTTGCGGCGCTGGCTGACCGACGCCGAGCTCCGCAAGCGC